GAGTTCGGCGTCATAAATTCCAAATTTCCCATCAAGCGTAGGACCAGTGTATTTAAAATAAAATCTTCCGCCAAGGTCGACAGCAACGGTTGTCAAAACTTCGTCCATCGGGAGTGTAAAATTTCCATACCGAAAAATCCCTTTTTTGTCCCCGAGTTGGTTATGGATCATTTGTCCCAGTAAGATCGCTGTATCTTCCACAGAGTGGTGGCAATCGATACCGATATCACCGCGGAGTTTTAAATCCATATCGATGAGACCGTGTTTAGCAATGTGTGAGAGCATATGCTCAAAAAAAGGGATTTCTGTATCAAATGCGTAAACACCACTGCCTCGGAGGTTTAGGTCCAAGCGGATGTCCGTTTCGGATGTTTTTCTGGATTCCACCATATTCCTAAGCATGTTTGGTAGAAAACCCAGCTGTCAAGAGAGAATGTATAAGATTTACGTTGCGAGGCTCAAAACACCAACCAAATTATAACCGATAAAAACCCAAAAACAATAAACCAAGGCTATGACAACAAAAACCAAAATTCGTTTCCAACGTGCGTTCAAAAATGTCCCTCTATCTGGACTAACAAATCACGTAAAAAACCTTCTCAGTTTTTTTTAGGAAATTGGATCTTTTTTTTACGTTTTTTTATTTTCCAAATCTTTGGTTGAACATTCGTATCAGTTCCGAAATGGAATCCTCTACATATTTAAAGTGTTTTGGTTTCATGGGGTCAAGAGGCATCATATCATGGATTTTTTTGTAACGATCAAAAGACTCTCTGATGTATTCCAAGTATTTTTGGCTCGTAATCCCATACCGTTTGAAAAGGGATTCATTTTCAACAAACATCCGTTTGAATTCATCCGCATAATTGCCATCATTCAAAAAATAAAATCGTAAGTCTGTTTTTGCCTGGGAAAAGGCGATATCAATGTTTGTGATGAATTTGGATGATTTGGAAGTTTCTGTACTGACTTGGCTTTGAGAAGATAATTTTGCAGCCACTTGTTCAATTGCCTTTTGTTCGGAAACTCGTTTTTCTTTTTCGAAGTCTTTTGCTAATTTTTCGCGCTTTAACACCTCTTCCACAGAGGACTTTTTTTCATCTGGCATAGTTTCATTATCCCTATCTCACAGTTGTGTCAAGGAATAAGACGAAAAATTATGCCTTCGCCTTACGTAAGGCACAATTTGGCAACCATTCACACCGGAGGCAAATGGGATCCTCGGTATTATACGTAGAAGGAGGGCAAATATTGGCGTTTTCAACTTGTAGTGGTTGTAAATAATTTATTACTGAAGTACGATCCTTTTTCATCTCAATTTGTTTGAGAATGATTTCATTGGATTTCTTTTGGTCCAAAAATAAATCTTCAACTGGCATTTGTTTCGGATTTGATTGTGGAAAAGACTCTTTTTGTTTGGTTGGTTCAAATTCCAAACTTGGTAAATAGGGAATTGCCGATGGTAAAAAATATTTAGGAAATAATTTGATAAGGGATAATGCGGTTAGGGCTCCACCTAAATGGCAAGTGCTAGAAATTTCACCATTCCCAAATTGAGAAATCAAATACCCAATGAGTAAGGCAGCCCACACTGCATTTTTTGCTTTGACTGGAATGATAAATAACAATAGTTCTGCGTTTGGATAAAAAAGACCGAATAACGCAAGTAATCCGAAGATCGCTCCTGAAGCGCCGATGGTTTGCGAAGTCATCGATTCTAAAATCGAAATCCCGCCACCTAACATTACATTTAAATAAGCTGACAATACTACAAAAATTCCAGCACCAATCTGAGATACAAAATACAAAATCACAAACTTGGTTTTCCCAATGATAGGAATGATATGATTACCTAACATATACATACCATACATATTAAAAAAGATATGGAGAGGGAGTAATCCCACTTCGTGTAGGAATCCATATGTGAAGACTTGCCATACCGCACCATTCAATACAAAATCAGGTGTGAGACCAAATCGAAAGACTAGTTGTTGGTTGGCAAAGTATTGTAAAAAAAAGATAAAACAATTTAGGATTAAAATAACATTTAAAGGATGTAGGATCGGATTCCCGAATAAACTGAGGCCCTGGTTTCGATTTCTACTCATGGTACTTCCAAAATTTAGAGTCTGGGGAAAGAAACAAGGGAAATAAAAAAAGGGGGAATCCTTTCGAAAGCCCCCCGGGAGTGATTTAAGGTAAAATCAGGCAACAGACCCTACCTTGATTATCAATCACTTCTACCATCGGATTTCTAAGGCACATGCTTAATAGTTCGGAGAAAAAATTAGGCGATTTTTGAGAGAGAATAGAGAGCTTCTCTGTTCAGAATATCAATACGGTTTTTGTCGACCGAGATAAATTCCCGTGCCTTAAGATCCGAAAGGGCACGAACCAGAGTTTCCGTTTTTGTTCCAATGAAAGTCGCCAATACATCACGAGTGACTTTGAGCTCCACATGGTTTTTTCGACCTTGGGCATTGTCTAAAACGATAAGGATCTCTGCTAATTTTTCATGGACTTGTTTGGTTCCCAAGGAGACCACATGTTCTTCCATCTCGCGCCATTCCTTTGCCATTTGGCGGAACACTTCTTTTTGGAAGTTATTATCATCTTTGACAAGGGCATCAATGAGGGCTCCTGTGATGTAACAGGCGTGTGTGTCCTCTACTGCCACAACATTGTGGTGTGAGATCGAATCTGAAATACAATCACGAAAGCCTACCCAATCCCCAGGTCCACTCAAACGAAGGGTTTGTTCTTTCCCACTGGCAAGTTGTACGTAACTTCGGACAAGCCCCGATTTAATGAAAAAAAATCCTTCCGCTTTGACCCCTGCAGTCACAAGGTGTTTGCCTCTAGGAAATATTGTAAAATCTTTCCCCGCATTAATACGCTCAATAGTTTCATGTGCAGCACAGTGCAGCACATTATGATTTTTATAATCACATAAAAAACAATCTGGATTGAGTGGAAGTTCAGACATTACACTTTTATGGTTCCCCTTACCAGTCGATTGTCGAGACAAAATTTTAGAAGACTTCTAAAATTTCATTTCCCCTTAAATTTAGGATCCCGCTTTTCTATAATACTCTGGATGGTCTCTTTAAAGTCATCCGAGATAAAATTTCGTGCTTGCGATTCTGCTTCTTTTTTCAATGCAGAATCCAATTGTTTCCAGGAGTAAAGATTCCCTTTTAATTCTTGCAAGGCAAGCGGAGACGCCTTTGACAATGAGAGCGCAAGTTCCATCGCTCTTTCGTAAACAGAAACTTTAGGGACAGCATCAAGAGCAAGGCCCCACTCCTTTGCCGTATTTCCATCAAAGGTTTCCCCAGTGAGGAGTATCCTTCCTCCTAAACTTTTTCCGAGCAATTCAGGTGCCAAATAACTCGAGCCCATTCCAGGATGGATTCCAAGACGAACAAAATTAAATGAATACTTTCCATCACTTGCGAAAATTCGTAAGTCACAACCAAAGGTTAACGATAGTCCAGC
The Leptospira bouyouniensis DNA segment above includes these coding regions:
- a CDS encoding enoyl-CoA hydratase/isomerase family protein — protein: MKSRFEAKEYEFLELESRETEDGTILSIFLNNPSSRNSMTWKMGEEFSDLIHSIRKQKHLPRAVIVSGRNDVFCAGGDLNLLRSFSEKSFSQNRRDMRKFYGFFLSVRKLPVPVIAAVNGHAIGAGLSLTFGCDLRIFASDGKYSFNFVRLGIHPGMGSSYLAPELLGKSLGGRILLTGETFDGNTAKEWGLALDAVPKVSVYERAMELALSLSKASPLALQELKGNLYSWKQLDSALKKEAESQARNFISDDFKETIQSIIEKRDPKFKGK
- a CDS encoding Crp/Fnr family transcriptional regulator; protein product: MSELPLNPDCFLCDYKNHNVLHCAAHETIERINAGKDFTIFPRGKHLVTAGVKAEGFFFIKSGLVRSYVQLASGKEQTLRLSGPGDWVGFRDCISDSISHHNVVAVEDTHACYITGALIDALVKDDNNFQKEVFRQMAKEWREMEEHVVSLGTKQVHEKLAEILIVLDNAQGRKNHVELKVTRDVLATFIGTKTETLVRALSDLKAREFISVDKNRIDILNREALYSLSKIA
- a CDS encoding rhomboid family intramembrane serine protease, translating into MSRNRNQGLSLFGNPILHPLNVILILNCFIFFLQYFANQQLVFRFGLTPDFVLNGAVWQVFTYGFLHEVGLLPLHIFFNMYGMYMLGNHIIPIIGKTKFVILYFVSQIGAGIFVVLSAYLNVMLGGGISILESMTSQTIGASGAIFGLLALFGLFYPNAELLLFIIPVKAKNAVWAALLIGYLISQFGNGEISSTCHLGGALTALSLIKLFPKYFLPSAIPYLPSLEFEPTKQKESFPQSNPKQMPVEDLFLDQKKSNEIILKQIEMKKDRTSVINYLQPLQVENANICPPSTYNTEDPICLRCEWLPNCALRKAKA
- a CDS encoding LIC11177 family protein → MPDEKKSSVEEVLKREKLAKDFEKEKRVSEQKAIEQVAAKLSSQSQVSTETSKSSKFITNIDIAFSQAKTDLRFYFLNDGNYADEFKRMFVENESLFKRYGITSQKYLEYIRESFDRYKKIHDMMPLDPMKPKHFKYVEDSISELIRMFNQRFGK
- the hisB gene encoding imidazoleglycerol-phosphate dehydratase HisB, translating into MVESRKTSETDIRLDLNLRGSGVYAFDTEIPFFEHMLSHIAKHGLIDMDLKLRGDIGIDCHHSVEDTAILLGQMIHNQLGDKKGIFRYGNFTLPMDEVLTTVAVDLGGRFYFKYTGPTLDGKFGIYDAELTLEFLQKLALNAKMNLHVVVHYGENRHHIHESIFKALGKALRQAIAIDTSAKDQIPSTKGMLE